The Tenebrio molitor chromosome 7, icTenMoli1.1, whole genome shotgun sequence region CTAGCCTTCAAAGTCACTTGAACGGACTGTACGTTCAGTCacacttttaaaaatatacaaggtCGCATTGCTTGGCcgaaaaaacacaatttatgTAACACGCTTTGTaatattcaaattttcttcatttggTTTTTGCACCGTCcaaattactttttattttaaaacaataacagTCTGTTTACACAAGTTTTGACCACAACCACAATTAAGTTGTTTGACAATTAAATAGAAAGCTGCAATAGCCCCAAGGCCTTTTTTGTGGCCGTTTCGCCGTGCAGAATACAAAGGAGTTTTacatttgattaatttacTTTGAATAGCGCAAACGTATTAACGTTAACTCAATTAAACTTGTGTTTTCGGTTCATTTAGTTTAGTCGTTTGAATAATTtgcattcaaaaataaatacatcatTAATAActtgtaatttatttctttatagttaaaataaatttctttgaaaatataaCGGTAAAAGTGCCACATTTAGAATTATCGCATacataaaaagtacaaaacaataaaaaacattCTCCAATATGGCTCATTTCAAACGAATGCTTGAAATTATGTAActgcaaataaaattaatcagCTCCATCTTTCGCCCGTGGTATACCCATATTGTTTCAAGCGactaattaaaaatcaacCTGATGTATTTCATGATTCAGGCGGCGAAATGTGGAATTAATCAATATATTTGAAACAAGCTGTATATATTTGGATAAAGTTGGACACAAACAGTTTGCGGACGGCTCGTCGATCGTCAGCGTACAATCGTGATGTCTATTAACATGCATAAAAACGATAAAAACACTTATAcaataaagaaaagaaataaaaaatgatttttaaaaccaaaagATTTAGAATTATAACGATCCAATGGCAGAAACATACCATCTGCTATGAATTAGGCGGCTGTTGACTCCGCATTCGGCTGTTGTGTCTTTGCAAAACTTTCACAACTGTTTCTTTCAAGGTTTGAGGCTTACAGCACTCTTCCAACCAGCTAAACACGCCGGCCGATAATTCAGAAAAATTAGTAACTGACACGTTACTAAAAGTAAGAAAAAGTTGTTCCATGATTGCTTGAAACTAGAAAAATCAAGATTAATAGCCAcatttcttgcttttcttgtTGAAAAATTACCACAGAAAATTTTACTTCATCAGAAATCCTGGTTTCTGTGTGGCCCGGCTGAGTCTGCTGCGCCTTAACAATTTGTTCATAATTAGTTTGCATAATTCGAAGCGCTACCACTTCTTTTCTTAAGGCGTTTCTTTCCTCTTcttgttttttcttctgttGTTGCAGGTATTGAATGTAATCTATTGACTTTTGTAAAACTGTAGCTTTACTCAGTTTGTACCCTTAACAGACAAAATAAACAGcgaacaatttcaaaatattgggTATACATACCAGAAACATCAGTCTGTTGACAGGTTGGTACCAATTCTTGTAAAGTATCGTAACCCTTTTTAATCGCGTCTCTGCGTTTTTGTTCCGCTTGAGTGTGGGCTTCTCGACGTCGCTCTTTGTAACTCATGGGCGACGGTTTACTTTCAATTTCGTCCTCATCATCTGAAGACACCCAATTGGGAAGACCCTCACCAAAAATTGTCCTCTTACCTGAATTGAGCGACGAGGGGTTTCCGAGACTGATTGAACCTGTACTGTTGCACCTCGTGAACGTGCTGTGATCCCGcggcatttttatttctgtttggtaaaaggtttaaaaaagatttcaCATCCTTGGAGGTTAggttacaacaaaaatttcgtACTTCTAAAAACACTACTTGTACCGTTATCACTGGGTGAGATAACTCCAAACATCAGCTACGAGTGTAAAAATCCATCGCAAAACGACGAATTACCAAGTTCTAATCGAAACTGCGATCAAAACAACAAACATGAAGAGTATTGATACTCGTTATGCTTATGCAATCAAGTGTTCATTGCCTTGTAAAACGTGCTGCCTAATTACAAATGTGATGAAACCGGGGATTAACAGGATTAATTTTTCAGATCTGTTGTATAATCTAATCATTTCATCGTAAATTTGTCGCAgaactaattaaataaaacggTGGCCTCCACATCAgcacattttattttcgaatGACAAGTGACAGAGGGTTATTCCGTCACTGTCAGCCAATGAGCAACAGTTATCTTAATACCTGTTAACCGCATTATAACTGTCAAAGATGTGtcacaaaatgaaaataaaataatcgatGAACTAATCCGTTTTGAGACGATCGTAAATTATACAAGCAAAGTTTTTATCacacaaataatttattaactaAATAAAATACGGGTACATAGGTACatatattaaatttgaaaatagacaatatttttctttgtttattcaatttatactttgttaattttaactctaATAGTGTTTATTATCACACCTATTCCTAaatttccaaataaaataaaaggacactttatattaaattaagtttaaaATTATAGAGTTTATAGTGTATCAACGATGTTTAGTAAATTAAACTAGCTAAACTATTGAAATTAGTAAAGTTGTTAATACTTCATGCAAAATATTCTATATAAAGCACGgtattgaataatttttgtaatatacaTCACGTCAATTTACTCTGTAAATGATCAAGAATTAACTAATATTaatgtttacaaaaattaatctaagtaaattaataattaatgttgtACTAGAAAACGTTGTAAATGTATGTGAGCATACATAAAAAATGGCAGTGTCCAAATGAAATAAGatcgaaatttaatttggacCCTACAAATGAAATCCACTGAATATAATACACCATAGcaaattttatacaaaatacaaaaagggCAAGAGAGTTTGTATTCTATCACACGCAATGCTCTAAACTGGCTAGCAAATATGGACACTTCCTGAGACACAATATACAACAGACATGGAGAGCATGTAATACTTGAAAGCTGAATAGTTATCGTAATTCTACTGTAATCTGGTGGGGAGTGATAGTAAAATAAAGATCGTCGCTGTGCAAGAAAAAGCTACAAAATGACGGGCAACAAATACCACTGGACCAGTCTTAAAAGGCAGTctccaaaaagacaaaaaatataatgagaCAGTTTACACCTCACTACGAATGTTGAAATTAAGCTCTGCAtcctgaaaacaaacatgcaTCCCtcgcaattaaatttttgttcttttattgTTGCGTCCTTTTAAAAACCTGCGCGTCTTTTTACTAGCGAGCGTCCTAGTCGGCGTCTCTCTTGCCTCATCTAATTTTCGTTTGGTACTTTTATTATCGGTGCTAGATACGTACGATGATTCGGTATTGACCGAAATCTCCGGCGTCGTCTCCGCGGCGGGGACTTCCGTAGTCGGTTCGCTGCTTTCTCCGTTGATCGGAACGAAATCCGAAAGTAGCTCCGTGCTCAGCCGTTCCAGATCCATTTCTTCGTTCGCAAAAACTTCCAACTCCTCTGGATTGGGCAGAACGGAGTTGCCGCAACTCGTGCAGAACAGCGGTATGGCTGGCGACCTCGAACGCCAGTACTGCAACTCGGTTTTGCACTTGTTCAATTCCTGCAACAGAGTACTGAACTTCCGGGAGATCTCTTCGTTTTTCTTGTCGTTCTCGTCCATCCTATTCGCGTACTCCAAAATCTGCTTCTGCTGCTCGGCCAGTTGTTTCTGCTGTTCCGACATCAACTTCTGGTGTTCCACGGCTTTCTGTCTGCATGTTCTCACGTCTTGGCGCAGAATAGACAGTTGGCTATTGTACCGTCTCATGCCTTGCCTGATCTTCCTGATGCCTTTACGCAACACGATGTTCGACTGTGGCGCCACCTCTGTGGAAACTTCCGTAATCGTGACTTCGTGCGGCGGACTTTCACAACCTTTCGGTTCTTCTATATCTGCTTCCATGCACAAGTAGTTTTTCGGACTCGACtctgaaacaaatttttacaaaatattcatCTCCActaaaattaaactcaaaattacccGTGTAATTGAGGAATTCCGAGTTGAAATAAGCGATTTCCGGCAAAGCAGgttcaattttttctttgaaatatTCCATCGCCATCGTGGACAGGTCGAAAAGTTCGTCGGTGACTTTGTAAGGTCGCGCCAGTTTCGGTGTGCTTTTCACGTAATTTAAGATGTGCAAAACTTCGTCGAGAATCTCACCCGGAAAGAAACAACAATGTTTACGTTCTATGTGTTTGCCGAGCGACATCTGTAGAAGGGTCAGCCTCATGTGGAGGGTTTCTATGATGTCGCTTTCGCATGCCAAATGATGGTTTCTTCTTGCGCTCTCTCTTCGAGGCATTCTTCGTTTGATATCGTGAAATCTGTCAAGTAAATGATGTTGCAAACGGTGAAATGCCGTATTTAGCATGTCGCCGCATATTCGATCCACTCGGGTGCAAACCTACGAGAGAAACCCTCATTTAGACCAaactattaaattttacatccAAAAAAACCAGCGAAAACAAAATCCCTTTCTAACCATCCTAATTTTTTGTCTGCTTTCTAAACTTTATATAAATTCATAAcataaaaagattttttttaaatcttatttTCTAAACATACACCAGCCCATAtcttgacaaaaaaatatcgattcgaaaaaacaaaatactgATTATATTTTGACATCAGTTGAGAGATTCAAATATATCAAGGAAAAATgattaatttacaattaatcagACAGattttaatctgttttttttttaatctatattacctttttaacaaagcttaCACAATCTGCAACAAGTTATCTCTTACCATATATTTGCAACAGTCTCTCATAAGTAACTAGAAGACCTAATCCACATAGGCTACTGTTACTTGTAAAACATTTAATAGgtacaacaaaaatataatttgcatattttgcagaagtatatttatatttttgtcgTGACAGGATGCTTGCAACAGCAAACAttgataaattacaaaaagcaCAGTTACTGAAATGATCAGTTTTGATAAATACAAATTCAACCCTACCAAATGAAGcccctaacctaaaaattatattcaaaGTAAGACTTCAAATTACATCTAAACTAGTTGCATTTTCTTGGACATTTTTCTCGAACTTATCATGTCTATAGCATTTTCAAATCTACTTACAAATATTACCAAAATTATGTACAAATTATTAAACTGTGATGTAAACAATTAAACACCATCAAGAAAAGTCAGAGTACTTACAAATCTGAGCTGACATATATTCTTGTAGGTTAAATAgctgaaaattttttgaataatttcttGAGGTAGGTCTAAAAAATTCGGTTTTGGTACATAACGGACGAGACTTCTGCATTGTACTTGGCTAGTCGGTGCAATAGCTGTGCTGTTTCGAGTGATTCTAGCCAGACCACTTTCTGGGCCACTTTGTTCGGGGTTTTCGGGAGTTCCACCACTTCCACTGGACATTTGTCTTGTAGAAACCATTTTCAATCTTCCCTTAAGTAACTGGCAGGTTACTTGTTCACCTGAAGACCcacaaaaaagattttttctttgtgaTAGTATTCGAGTAAAAACGATAATTTCGAAAGGAGACGTTAAAACACACATCGAACTGTTCGATGGCGAAATTTCGTGCAAATAGGACGACCGGTTTTCGATCAAAATGAGATTTTCCGCGGATATGTCAgtgaaataatcaaaaatggatgaacaTACCTGGAACAACAGCTTTTCCCTTTCATTTGCGAGCGGATTATGCATAATCGCACATTTTTAGTTGGATTTGCGAAAGTACGAAggttgattggtcaatttctggagcttattttttaaggggaaaattattttaaggaCAAAGACTTCACCAAGTCCTCTCGAGTTTCGAAACGTTACCTCTGAATCAAAAATCTCTGGATCTGAGTGACGAAACTCACTAAACCAACACCAAACTAAAAGAACGAAAGTACCAAGACACACGCGCGAATTCGATCGACCAATCACAAATCTCctcgttttaaattaaacgtAATGGTACTAATTCAAAACTACAAAGTGAAATCTGAGACCAACTATGAGAAATTAACTTGTCACGATTTGTAATAAACTTAACCACAAGATTACGAACACAACAGTTTTATCtgataaaacatatttttctgcAATTTCCAGTGAAAATTGAATGACGGTTCAATGACAGATAGACCGTTAGCGTAATTTGTTATAACCCGTAAATACAATAATTatgaataaaattcaattaagaaTAATTAAGTAGGTATAACAATTCTTCTCTCGTTTACAAGCAGCAAAAGCTTACATTAAACTTTAGACtcaatcaaataatttttctcaatAACACCATCAGTGTCCACTTTTCAGATAAAACAGTGCCTATTTTTAAAAGAGTacacaatattttataatcaagtattttttcttggaaaagAAGTTAACTGATAATATGGGAACCTGTATAGATATTCTTCTAGGTAGGTATTTATACGTATTTTCCAAAATGACGACTGAAGTTAACAAATTTACTAAATGTCCTCTAAGTGATAAATAACTTTAAACTAAGCATCTTTATCTTAAATAGAATTAATGATCAGTTACAGCACATTACACTAAAAACttaaacctttttttttaaataaaattttccttgtgttttacttttattaggTATCAGACATCACCTTACCTATTGTGTACAGAATTAAAGATATCCACATATTTATTTGACCTTAAACACGATATATTatgaaataacattttataatcATTACGTTTATATAAATGTTATgtcttaaattataaatattttttaataaaatccaaAGTGTTTTAAATACTCTAATTCTTTGGTTGGCCAAAAAATCTTCACATTTTTCAagtaataaaaagaaattgatttaatttttaagatgCGTGGTAGGTAAAATATTCTTTGTATTCTTCAGTTTCTCGTATTACAACAATTTAGAATAGATGATCTCAACGATGGACTGCTGTACTAAACGCAAATATCTTGTCGTAATTACATAATGCGGTGCAGTTATCCGAAACTGCTgattttcttatttaaatcagtttaatcataataaaaaaagtcttgggtgacttttaaattattgtattaTTAAATAAGCGCAGTTGTCCTTCATACAATTATATAATTGTGGTTAGTGTTAGTggttaaatttttacaatctGCAAATCACGACGTTTGTGTTGAGCCCTATAAATGGTTTGTTGTGTAACAGACCCAAACAGGTTGTGATTTGCAAgtgataaaaatgaaatcgCAATATTAGTGCGAAGAGGGTCGTAAAGTTTTATGAAGGACAAACGAAATAAAGTCATACTTTAGTACTGTATAGTGTATACAAAGTTTTTGGTATTGCCGCTTTAACTTTACATTAACAATTTGACTACCTTGTTTATCAATGTTTACCAATAGGTAAAACCGAAATTTTACCACAATATAATAGCTGTTCTTAGACATGccaagtaaacatttttttctatttttaaattttggaagATACATTTTGATTATAGATATTTATGagaccatttatttaaataagcGGATGTTTCTGTCAATTCCATAAGAATAACATTTACTTTCCTAGGATCTGATCTATAagtgatattttattaaaaacaataggTAAATCCTCATTTGTTACACCATTAAAACacggatttttaaaaaagagtCCAATAAtcagcaaaatagaaaaaactaaaaataatttttttaaatcgattcGTTGTAAAGTTTGTTTAGTAATCTAGTAGTACTTAATCTCTTCTGGGATTTTTTTGCACTACCttgtaaatttataaaatcctatttttattttttgaatttatgttTGACTGATATGTAGATACTTTGCGTTAACAAATTCATTGTGCAGATAAAGTAATGTGTAATTAGAGTTCCTTGTTATCTTTTTTTGGTGTTATTACTATTTTTACCAGTATTTAGTGCACGTGTCAACATTTCTGGTTAATATTTTGGAAACAGTAAAATTAAGAATATGCTATATTTGGAACAAATTTTTATCTACATCGAGTCAgatttgaaaatgtaatgAATGGCGATGAATCGTAAGTTACCTACCCATCGGAACACATCTGGTCTTGCACTTCTGAGATTTTACTACCTGCACCCTCATCATGAGTTTAGGTGCTTCGTGTCAAATCAAAACATAACCATTTACCATTTTCCACAAGTAGTtcataaaaataagaaaacttGAAAACTGACTATTTTTTATCGTTTCTAAGGGTAAgtgaattacatatttaactttatatttatatgatatGATTGATTTGGAAAATATGACTACTATTTTCACTTCTGTATTGAACTTCTTCCGATCATTGTCTCCGATACTGATAAGTATAATGGAAATACTATACTCGTACTACGAGCAAGA contains the following coding sequences:
- the bigmax gene encoding max-like protein X isoform X1, with the protein product MPRDHSTFTRCNSTGSISLGNPSSLNSGKRTIFGEGLPNWVSSDDEDEIESKPSPMSYKERRREAHTQAEQKRRDAIKKGYDTLQELVPTCQQTDVSGYKLSKATVLQKSIDYIQYLQQQKKKQEEERNALRKEVVALRIMQTNYEQIVKAQQTQPGHTETRISDEVKFSVFQAIMEQLFLTFSNVSVTNFSELSAGVFSWLEECCKPQTLKETVVKVLQRHNSRMRSQQPPNS
- the dmpd gene encoding F-box only protein 28, with amino-acid sequence MVSTRQMSSGSGGTPENPEQSGPESGLARITRNSTAIAPTSQVQCRSLVRYVPKPNFLDLPQEIIQKIFSYLTYKNICQLRFVCTRVDRICGDMLNTAFHRLQHHLLDRFHDIKRRMPRRESARRNHHLACESDIIETLHMRLTLLQMSLGKHIERKHCCFFPGEILDEVLHILNYVKSTPKLARPYKVTDELFDLSTMAMEYFKEKIEPALPEIAYFNSEFLNYTESSPKNYLCMEADIEEPKGCESPPHEVTITEVSTEVAPQSNIVLRKGIRKIRQGMRRYNSQLSILRQDVRTCRQKAVEHQKLMSEQQKQLAEQQKQILEYANRMDENDKKNEEISRKFSTLLQELNKCKTELQYWRSRSPAIPLFCTSCGNSVLPNPEELEVFANEEMDLERLSTELLSDFVPINGESSEPTTEVPAAETTPEISVNTESSYVSSTDNKSTKRKLDEARETPTRTLASKKTRRFLKGRNNKRTKI
- the bigmax gene encoding max-like protein X isoform X2 produces the protein MPRDHSTFTRCNSTGSISLGNPSSLNSDDEDEIESKPSPMSYKERRREAHTQAEQKRRDAIKKGYDTLQELVPTCQQTDVSGYKLSKATVLQKSIDYIQYLQQQKKKQEEERNALRKEVVALRIMQTNYEQIVKAQQTQPGHTETRISDEVKFSVFQAIMEQLFLTFSNVSVTNFSELSAGVFSWLEECCKPQTLKETVVKVLQRHNSRMRSQQPPNS